Within the Megalops cyprinoides isolate fMegCyp1 chromosome 10, fMegCyp1.pri, whole genome shotgun sequence genome, the region TGATATCAAAATCGTTGAAAAGGGACAATTATGAGaacaatgtgtttatttgatttattgaaaatatggGAAAGGTATTCTCAGATTCtcatatataattaatataatctATACATAAACAACAAGAAATTAAatcattacaaaatatttgtcaTAAGACTGTTTTGTACCAAATTTTGTTAATGTTCCCTTTGGAACTACagataaaatgtatattaattaGTAAACATATCATATCAAAAATGACACACCAACAGCATGGAACATATGACAGCACAGATGAAAATTTACCTTGACctgcatttactgtacataGAAATGTTACAATAGATGTAGAGGGACATCTGACACAATCAGACAACTGGGTGAGTGTAGCTGAACTGCCTGTTCAGGCACattgtgaaaatattcaaaaagtTAAAATCCACCAAAATTCAAAACACTAAACACTCTTAACGAGGACAGTACTGCTTCAGAACCAATCGTTTTGAGAATTCAATTTGAGTTTCAAATAACCTCTGTGCGCAGACATACAGGGACACAAGGCATAGCAAGTCTAAACCACTGTAGGCATGCAGGAACACTCTtagaattaattcatttttaaaatttcaagcACTTATCATAAGCACACTACTTGAGAATTAAAAGACTAATACAAATTtggctgttattattattaataataataacaatagtggTACAACTACTTCAACTACTACTCTTACTACTGCTGCTACCACTAATTTTCCTAATCCATTATTTTAACACTTCTTTGATTCATAGAGGTAGCAGTTTATTGCTTATTGTAAGACCTCAAAAATTAggtactgtgttttttttgtccaggaGTGCTCAATAATAAAGGAACGACCCCTGTATGCAAAAAGCAAATTCTGCCAGTACAGCCTGGCAATTTTGTGCTATGAAGAGCAGGCCAGGAGCTAAGCTCTGTTTCTGCGTAGGGTTAAAGTGGGCAGCAGAGCGGATGCTGTAATGTGACCTCTCCATGGATGGCTACGGAGAGCGCATGACCGACACGGTGCAGATGTGCAGCCATACGTTCTTCACATTGGGCTTGTGTCCTAGACCCTGTCCTCTGGTGCcctgcttcctctcctccagAGGCATTAATGCTGTCAGACAAAAATAGCGGTGCAGACAAGCAGCTttatgtttcagattttttttgattgtttttttttttcccccagagtgCATGTagcacaaacactgacacttcATGGAGGAAAGTTCAGATGGAGGTCTGGTGTAAAATGGTGTCAGTTCATTTAATCACGTTCACATTGTAGTCGGAAGAAAATCTTAACGGCAAATACAATTTCATAACGAAGAGTCGATCAACAGAGAGTGGAACAGAGTTAGAGGTTCCTGTGTCAGACAAGACAACAAAGTCCAGACATCCATTATCCATGGACAATGCAGAATTGAAGTAAAGAAAACATTGCattgacaatttaaaaaaaaagtatataaatatatatttatatatgtgcatatatacaaCCAAATTCATGTCTTTTGAGTTTGTTTTCAAGCAGTTGAACATAATGAACTAAGTGTCTTCTGTACTGGAGTGGCATAGCTGTAATATCCTTGTGTCCCTCCTTCGACATTAGTTTCTtagtgctgtttttctctcattgtCTTTGttctgaaagagaagaaaagaagaatcaTCAGATTACACCCTTTTTGTTACAGAATTATTCTGTCAAATTCTATATCAAAGATCAGCTGTGAATAGTTTTGCTACATTGTTTCATTACTTTCAAGCCCTCTCAcctctgtttttgtcagtgcaCATGTTATGTAAGCATTTATGTACCTGTGTTATTATAGTGTataaaagtgttaaaatgaaGCTAAGGGCATTATCTAAAGCATAGTAGTTTACTGtacaatttacagtttaattGGATACACTAAGCATATAACTTTTTCATGAGTACTCCAAGGCAGATTTATGAGTGCTTGGTATGTTCAATCAAATATATTCACTTCTTACATATTGTCATCAATCCTCGTAATGATACTGGTTTttgccagtatttttttttgatcaactgtaaaatattataaCTGGATAATAATTATAACTTAATATGATGATGTTTAGCGTTTGGccatttatcaaaacaaaaagacccCTGGACTGTCAGAAAAATCCGGAGCTGGGAATGTGTTTCCTTGAAGTCCGGGTTGTCTGGCCAGGAAGTGATCCCTGGGAAATGGGTTGCCTCAGATTTTCCGCTCTCACCTTTCCCCACTTTGTGGCACACCTGGATTCCATTATTACTCCTTCACTCTGGTGAGAACCGGAGTAATTGGAAAGTCATTGTTTTCTCAGCCACAGGCGAGTGAGGTAGGCCGATGCTCACAGTCATAACATGCTCCCTGAGTCAAACGGAGTCTCATTTGGAACCAAAaccatcctttttttcctccatgtgcCACTTTTAAGTGGGAAATCATTGTAGATGAAAAGACACTTAACTACAACAAAACTGTAAGGTATTTTGCATTTGCTTCTTGTTTTGTGAACTTTTTTGGCCAAATTATTACTTTTAATTTAGTAGCTGGAATTAAACGGTTTAAGGGAGGGCTAACGAaccaattcattttaaaacaaaaagcttgtaacctgtttcaaaaaaaatggattgttCAATGACATGGCACATTAAAATGCAGGTCAGATCAGCAGGTTTTGTCTCTTCTATGTTAAATGTTATTCAAAGGCTTCAAATATTTAGCTTTGTCACAGTGGTACAGGTATGGATGACAGTTTGGTAAAATTTCATATCCGAGGCACTTGTCAGCTGCTCATGTAGCGTGAAGGGAGCTCAGTTCATCATTGATGTATATATTTCATCAAGGACCACATGTTGTCCAATGAAAAGTAGTAGTAATGATGTCATTCACACAGTTGCAAGTATTTATAGAGATGACATTAATTATCCTCCCTAAGTTGCCtgcaaatttaaatgaaacttCAGAAATAACTTCCAAGTTTCACCGCTGCTGAATGCTCCCcagctgttttcagaaatggaTGGGAGTCACATTTACACTTCAATATAGGacctacagtaaaaaaaaaaataaatgaagataatATCAGTCATAACATGCAgcttatgtgtttattttaaaaggaaaaagtcTTCCTCCTACAATTAATTGAATGGAGTATCTGTGGTAGCATATCAGCGTTTGCAGTTCAGCTGTGGATTAAATCCATTGCTCTAGCAGTGAAAGCCATTCTAAAACCATTTAAGATCTTGAGCCTTGTTTGTTACAATTTTCTCGTATTCTCGAGTGCCACTGTAATTACTTTGCTCCTTGCGTTTATTGTGTTCTTTTGTTAAGAATTGTGGTTTTGTCTTCGGGTTTTCTGACCCTGTTTTATAGCCAAGCCCGATGTTTATTATTTGATAATTAATTGCACATTCACAACCTCAGATCAAGTTATGTTATATGTTGGATTAGTCAAAACTGCTTCCATATGACAGTAGTACAAACATCTGTATGCTGACTGAAGCCAGTACAAGACAGTGGGAGCTTACTGACTTACTCTACAGACTTGACATCACTCCTCGCTCAATGAGTAATCAAAGGATTTGTTGTTGTCAGAGCTGAGTGAAATAGAACCTCATTTTTAGTACAaatattatttcagaaaaaaagcatttcccaTAAGCATAACAATTCCAAGGATCATGTATGTATGGGAGTATGGCCAGAGTCAATTGTGGTTGTGcaacaattttatatttttatgctaGTGGTGATTTTTGTGCCCATGGATACTCTGATTAAATGTATAGTACAATATGGTTGCTCTCCTTGCTTTTTTGTGACAAAGGCCTTTGATCTAATATCTAAACAAGGAGGAttatagaaagagagagactaaACCTTTTCAGCTATGCTTGCCCCACCCTCACTTTACTAGTATATGCAAATTACTCCATCACACTTGTCAATACAGGGGAGCTTCCAGAATGTCATTGTTAAATGGATGGAAACCCAAGTCTTTTATCACCCAAGTGATAAAAGACTGCACTGGAAATGAAGAGATTCTGTGTAAAGGGTAAAAAAGAAGAAGGCGGCAGTTAACACCACACTCGCTTCCTCTATAAACCCCATGATCTGAACAGTGAATTTAAGCAAGCGTTACTTTATCTGTTCTTTGTACATCAAACAAAGCAGGACCATATTAAAATCTGTCTCGTTGGACCATTTTTACATGACCAGCTGCTAGTTtttgctagatagctagcaaGTGGTTATTAGCTGTTTACTAAAGTGAGAGAGGCAAGATGGAAAGGGAGTAGACATCTGACTTTCTCCCAGTGATAACTGCACCTCAAGGTAAAGTAAGGAAATGCTGTTTGTATGAAAATGCTGTCTGCTGAGGCTGTCCACCCACAGGTCAGTGTAGAAAATGGAACACCCCTACAAGAGTGAGTTCTTTTCAGGAGTCCTGGCCTTTGAACTTGGTTTCCTCAGCTATAAATAATTTCACCCGCATCAGCCCCGTGCTTTTGCGCATCTTCTACCCAACCCTGTATGTTCAGTTCGAAACCAGGCCTTCTAATTGGCTGAATTGGCAGGCATTTGCATTTGACTCAGGCTGAACCCTACAACCTGGGTTTGAAACCAGCTGCATCAATGACTGGGATCCCACatcagtggaacaaattggctttgcaCTGCCAAGCacaggggtgggtaggttggaTGGGCTTTCCTCGTCTCACCTTCAattcatcaggtgcctgtgagctgcctggatgacatcagtggggTAGCACTCACTCCACTGTAATGACTTGTACTGTAAAAACATAGCTGTTGGATGTGTGTGAGTCTTGAATGCCTCTCACATTAATGCTCCTGCATGAGTGCAGAGCTTGtggcagtgagatgagcctacCATACAATTGGCAATACCAAAACAGGGTTGAataggaaaacaaataaaaaaatgcaaggtGTGACTTCAGTGTTTGTTATTAATCACCATTTTAATGGGTCACGCTGCACTTGCAATCCATGTCAGCATACAGCAAAACCTCATGCTGTGTGGAGGCTGTAACCCTGAGCTGGAAAAATGTCGCCTATGAGCTTTGAGGCATTTAAAACCACTAATCTTTTTCAAAATAagaaacacacaccacaatCAGTCCAACACAAATGCAAAGTATACGCCAGACGTGTCAGCCCAAAGGTGGAAATAGAGGCATGGAGTTTGACAGGAGGACATGCAGACAAGTTGGATTCATTGTGATGAAACACACGCTGTTCTGAAAAGCCCAGGGTCCCATATCTGTCTGTCATCTCCTCTACGGTGGGACTGGTGTTATTCTAATGTCTAACATCGGGACAAATAATTCTCTCTgaggttctggttctggttggTGTTAGGTGTATGTGCTATGGAGGGCTTGTCACACAGAGCGATAACTGATCCGtattcattcaattttttttaatgaaggttTCATACAACATTTTCccatctgtctctcctcagtacatttaaaaaaggagaaatatgtTTTGGAGAAGTTTTGTATTTGCCTCAATACAGAGTTGAACTAAAGGTAGCCTTATTGCACAGCTGCCagctaacacacatacataacatccgtgtttgttttcatgcagttGCTGCACGCAAGAAGTCACCGGCAGTCATGCCCACATCGGTTACAAGCCAGCGTATCGTTACGATGGTATCAGGTCACTGTCTCAACATCATAAAAGAAATAAGcggaaaatatattttgtcttGGTAAATGATAAAGACAAGCTGTGGTCAAAATGGTGTGTTCCACTGAGTGGTTGAAGCGTGCTGTTGTGGTTAATAAACAGGAGAACTGCATGTCTAAATGTCAGGTGGAGCACTGCTACAGTGTTGAGGCCGTGAACCAGGCACCTGACCTGAACTGTGTCCGTGTTATGGGTTAAGTTAAAAATGCAAGCTGTTTACACTactctgccaagcaaataagtaaaataaatgagtaGTGAGCACTAATTATGAGTGAGTGCGGGCTGAAGTGAGTAGTTTTTATCCTTAAATCCAACATGAAAGAAAAGCTGAGGCTGTTTTAAGTATCAAAGGGGAAGGAAAGGTACAGAGTGTtataacagaataaaatgaagaGCTATATTCTCATCCTCATTTACTCTGCCTGTGTGGAGGAATGTCAGTATCACATCCAGCTAGGGAAATTCTGTCAATTCCTGCTCATTATAATTTCTCTCATGGGactatttgtcatttgtcatgtaTGTTTCCATATGAGCATAATTAGGACCTCatgccaaataaaataataaattcatcTCACAGAAATGGAGCTGAGTGATAGTccagaataaacaaaaaatgtaattaaagatgaaatgtttacggtatttttttcaaataaatttaaatgataaatcCTGTTGCCCAGGGGGGGATTTTATCATGAAATTGCACAAAGGAGGCTGTGACAGCTCCTTCCGTGGTCTCGCACTGTGGTCTGGGAAAGTTCCTTCCACACCCAAACAGAAGCACTTTTCCAAAAGAAATAAGAAGCCATCGGAGAACGTCCCTCTGACAGGTCGTAACCAACCTGTCTTCAAAAGCCGTGTCAGCTGTGGGTTAGCTATACCTGCTGAAGCAGGCCAGACATTTTCACCACAGATTGACCCTGGGTGATAGTATACTGGTCAACCCCTTACATGACGGTAACCAGATTGGCCTGGTGCCCAGGTGAGTCAAGCAGAGGTAGActtgtttttcctgtgtaaaaTTCCAAGACCAGAAAGTCTTGTACAAATTGTACTCCTGACACAGTCTTGTTCATACATCACTACTAgttctcctttgtttttctaGATTTCCTAGTAGGAAATAGACATATATTTAATCCATGTATGAATACAACCATCATCATTTGCCAGTGTTTTCTTGCTGTGGactattcaaaatgaataacaaaaacaatgaataacaaaagcacaagcatCACaatttcctcctctgtcttacgccagcaaacacacaaatctgtTGAGTGATCTCATGCATTTATATGGGTGAGTAGGATATAGGTGGGTGGGCTATACCAGAAAAGTTTACCACTAAAGATGTACCGTGTTCAGATGTATGTCGGCAGTAGGTGTACCTTCACCTGTTATTACTTGAGCCTCCAGACTGGAGCACATtagagcagcacacacacaggtaaggTAGGTGATTGGAGATTGGATGAAGGAGTTGCTGCAGTTTGGGAGTGCATTTGAGATACAACTTTGGTCATTTGTTGGTGAGACGCTCTGATAAAAATGCTATACATTATAGTGAAGGCTGGGGAACTCAATCAGACGAGCAATTAGCTGAGTAATCTGTAGCTAATTCCATCGTACTCAATGTATTAAAAGTATTGGGTCGCTCAGTACATGCATTCCACAATGGTTGCATTTAGCATTCATATTATGCTGTGCATGATGTAAGATGCACTTTATCACATCATAACATGTGTTATGTAGGAATGAATGTCATATCCAACTCTGCCAACAGTGTCACACGACATTTAGACACCTGTCTAACCAACTATGTTATATGTGCCATGTGACAGGCTACAAGGTCTAGGAAACAAACttatttggaaaatgaaagcataatTTGTATCAGTATTAGAACTGTGTAGAGCCCATCAGAGTAACTGATCTTATACATACTGTCAGCATTCCTTAGTTATGGGCACAGAAAATGTTTGTCTATTGCAATTTAAATTTATATACATGGTGATGGATTTGCGCCTGGTCAGTGCACATGTGCAAATGCTGCTCACCTTCCACAGAGGACAATATAGGGAATGCTACTCTAgcagacaaaaaacacaaatacaattagATGCTGACTGCTATGTATCAGTCAGTTAATTAAGGAATggaatgctaaatgaatggaaaCTAGGTGGGAGCGATGAACAACTTAAATGGTATGGTTTGTTTCTCAAACTAGTCTGAGCTTAAAtgttgtgttcatgttcataTAATTAACTATCATATGTATTGCTATGCCACAAAATTAATGCTGAAATCTGTAAAACTGTGCAAGTTTGATCTACAACACTGCTGTgccattacattaaaaatatattttttgacaattaaatggaaaaaaaatatttctcttgttttttatgaaaaaaatgggtAAGTAGTGCCaaccaataaaacaataaccaaTAAAACAAACCATTATGTACAGTGGAATGTAACCACTATGAAGACTAAAGTTCTGCTAAACAATTCAGTTCAGCTTTACCCCACATGCATTAACCTatacttcttttaaaatatactaACTGAATGGGTGCCTTTTTCTTGCTTGCAATGAATTCcgatgaatatttaaataaaataaataaataaataaaatagatgACCTTATATTTACATTGCTTTTTAGATATATGCCCTCAATAAAACTAAAGGTAAAGTAGATGATGAGCTGACAACACCAAGTACTTGACATCTTCAGAGTAACATTGAAATCTGCAAAGATGAGCTATTTAGGTCTGCTTATGCAGTAAGCAGCTAAGTGTTTGTGGCATAGAAGCACTGCGTTTGAATCTGGTTGACAGCATTATTAATTATAAGGCAAGGAAGAAGCTTAGATCAACACAGGATGTCCGCGTAGATCGTTCAGGAAGTCTCACAGGTAGCTCAGGGAATAAGGCAGATGTTCACAGAATGTTCAAGGCTAGATACATGGAACTTAGATCAATTCTGTTTCCAGATTTCTGCTTTTAAAACtcaacatttgaaatatgttcACTTGCGAGGATTTGGCTCTTGTGCTTTGGATCTTATGAGTATGGCTCTGTGGCTTCATCATTTTGAAACTAAGAACTAATTCAGAACCTATTCCAACttgtttgaaaatgactttttgctTCATATTCAGCACtcacttttttgggggggggggataaaaaaaacttgaattgTTGAGTTTGAATGTTCAACCCAGAGTGATTTAAGTTCTGTGGATGAAATGCACATTGCAGTTGTGAGGCAATCAAGAAATATGATCTAGTTTAACATGATTTATCTCtaaatttgtaaaatgcatggTGTGTTTTACAGTTAGATGATTTTGGATTCCTTTTTTTCGTATCTTTTaggtttttctctctcactgttttttttgtatttctgtgttttgtcagctttcaaaggtttttgttttgtgaatctGTGATATATATATCACCAAGGTTttcttaaaacatttatttggaGTTTAGAATTAATCTGTGGAAAAGAAGTCAATGCGAAAATCAAATCCAGGCATTTTGTTGGACGTACCATTCATTCAGATGCCAATTAGACATGAAAAGGCTTGAACTTGCACCTGGGTCTGAGGCATGAGAAAAGTGCTTACAAATGAGGGGAGACACGGGATAATACTGGTGAATTCTCTTgggctgtttttaattttatgccTGATGAAATCATCCATACAAACTCACCCTCTAATGCTCCCCGTCTCCACATGGTGCTGCAGCGATAGAGAGTCATGCATCTCTGTTCACATGTGTGCTTGGACTTCCTAACCTCTGAAATCTGGGATGCACAGACTCAATATCGTATTGAgtgctgctggtggtggggtAGGTTAAGCTATAAATGTAGCTGTAGCTGACACACTAAATAAgtaaaacacctgcagctgtccTTCAGAACTTACAGATACAGCATTTCCTAATCATATAAATATGAGACTGGATTGAGAAATAGCTCCCAGATAACAGACAACTGAAAATAAGATGTGCTTTGGCTTCACCACAGCTCCTGTGCTAcggcgctctctctccccgtgtGACAGGCTACATTCTGTATTTTGAAGGTACTCTGTATTTTAGATGAACATTTTTATCTTCtcttcaaactttttttctttttatgcagCTTTGACAAGATTTCCCACAAACACAATAATTAATTTCAGCGGCTATTTTGTCAAAAGTGAGAATGCATTCTTCATCCTAGCATAATAGCAATGAGACCAATATACTACATATGGAGCTGAACTTGCGTTCATCACGTCAAGCCCACATGAATGTGGCACTCACCATTTTCCTCTGGTTGCTAAGGCAGAAGGTGCAGATCTGCCGGGGCTGGGCGTTTTCGGAGTCGCGGCCAGGCGAGCTGTGGTGGTGGTAGTAAGAGTGAGAGGTGTGGCAGGGCTGGCCGTCCCCGCAGGCATCCCCAACCAGCAGCACGTTGCCCAGGTGGGAGATGTAGCTGGAGGCCAGCCTCAGCGTCTCGATCTTGGACAGCTTTCGGTCCGCCGGTTCCGTGGGGATGAGGGTGCGCAGTGCGGTGAAGGCCGTGTTGACGCTGTTGGTGCGGTCCCTCTCCCGGGCGTTGGCGGCGCTGCGCTGCCGGGGCTCGGACACTTGGGGTGCTGGCCCACCACTGGGCTTTCGCTTCCTGCTGACCTTGATCTGGAAGCCTGCTGCGTCCAGGTTGAAGGATTTCTCGTCAGAGCCCGAGCTCTCGCTGCCGTTCTCCTCATCCTCTGACATCATGCTGATGTCCGAGTAGAGGAACCTGCTGGGTGCTGGACGCACCATCGCAAACGACATCTCCCCCCCAGTGGGATATGCTGACCCGTTTTGTCCTTGGTCTTCAagttttattcttatttatattatatggCAACTTAGGAACACCTGGGCCTCTGTCATGCGTATACATCAAGTGCTTCCAGTCCTTTAAAAATCCCTTTTAACCGATCCTTTCACCTGAAGTCCAGTTTAGCCCTGATGATTCCCACTGAAAATGCTGCTGTTGACTTCTCTTCTAGTTAAAAATCCCCTTTGACAGCAATTATTGTTACTTTTTGAACAGACCCGTGCTCCAAGGATGTCTGTGCCTGAGGTTCCCTTTTCCACAGCTCTCCTACTACACAGATCCACGTGTGATTTCTGACCAAGTGTTTCAGTGTAGTTAGATTTTATATTCTGTGGGAGAGTCCAGACCCTTTTTCCACTCCTCTTTTGCTGCCTGCACCAATCCCAGCGCAAGCTGCCTTTAGGAGAGAGTGGATCTGTTCTGGTCACATCAGCACTCTGTCCATGCTGTGAGAGTACGTAGGGGAGTCTGAGCAGTGTCGGCAACTAGTCAGAGCAGTAGTTCACCAGACTGACCCCTGAAAGTCAGTTTTTGTTGACAGAAGTTGCTGAAGGTGGGGCCAGAAGTCCCCAGAGGGAAATTGAGATTATATTCCATATGTTTGAATAATGGCTGGAGGTGCTCTGATatgacaaatatttaaaatgcatgtttttcttctGATTATTTGTTAAAGCaactaaaaataacaaaacgTCCTGCTTCTTAATGTCTACTGCTTCCGGATGTAGTAAAAATCTCTACATCTAGCCACTAATTTGCCCAGGTTGGCTGCGCTGCTCAGTGGGCCGCCTCTGTGTATTAGTGAAAGAAGCTGTTGGGATCACACTTTCCGGCACTTTGGCTGACAGAACCCTTCGCAGCGGTACCCCCCTCTCAGGTTACACAGTACAGTAGTGCTGTCGTTGTCTCGTTGAGTTTGGCACGCACCTCCTGGGCCATCCCAGAGTTCCATAAAATTCTAGAAGGTTCAAGATAGATTGAGTTTCACGGGTTCAAGcaaggaacatttttttttctttctttttgtcgACTTTTTAATACTTAACCCCTTCCCTCTACTAAAGGGACCAGCGAATGAAAAAGAATTGTGAAGGAAATACACATTAATAGGAAGGACTGTTGGaaggattttattttcatgttttcagtgaATATTTTCCCCATTGATGACGCTGATAACAGGGCTTCCCAGTAGTCTGTTTAGACTTCATTGCAAAGGGAAATGGGGGTTGTCTCTCAGTTATGTGCTGAGCCATTAACCCCAGCTGGATCAGTTCAGTCATGCTGTTTGTAGTGTAATGAAATAACAAGATTTTCCGACCAGTGGGACTGCGCATGCAGCAGTCCAGAACACTACGCACCATGCTCTTACTCCTCCCCTCCACACTGAGCGCAGAAATTCCAGGCCAAAACACCAGATGGCATCAAGACTAAATGCATGAAGTCTGAAATCGCATGAAGTCCTACTGTATCTATTAAGGGAACTTCTGTCTAGTAACTTGTGgaagtgaatgagtgactgaGCAAGAGGATTTCAGACAGGACTCAAGATAATAGGATGAGTTTCGAATTAAATGCAACTTACTACTATTAATACTGCGATTGTACTTCttgcttacatttttcagtCTCCATGTCAATAACCTTGAAAAGCATTCACCCATCTCTtcccatttttcacataaatcatGCACACATTGATTGTCATAGCTTTTGGTCCCTGGTCACTCAGTAGGTTTGCGAAATGTGATTAGCCTCAATGTTGTTCAACAAATCAATTTCTACATAATATAGCACTTTGCAGAGGGAGCTATATTATCAAAGTGAAAACCCAGCAGTGATAGCACAAATACTTATATATGTACAGGgacaatatacatatatgttcaGGGACAAAGCAATGACAAAATGCATGCTTAATGGAATTTAACAACAGCATTTCTAGGAAGTTGTCATGATGGTCTCAGCTTGTTAGctaacacaatattttaaaagtggTATTTCTCTAAgcatgagaaaaagaaagaaacacatgaaGAATGAAGAAACACATATATTTGTAAAAGTACTTtctgatttatatttttaggTACAATATGTCTTCATTTCTGGAGGGATATATATCCTACTTGTGGTTGGAATAAATCAAGCCAAtctgaataaacaaaataaaaatatttccatttggCTGAATCTTTTGTGGTTCAGATtgacatttaatgtttttgtggaaaaaatggaagtCTGTATTCTTAGAGCACATTCATTTCTTCATGATATGACTCTGAAGtccaacacaaagaaaaaaaaaagttggttGGAGAGTGGTGCTTCATTTTATATCTCAATAAAGAGCAGTGAAGATTAAAGGCATATTTTATATGGGGTCATTAGTTCACTTAGAAATATAGTCAGTTATAGTAAAAATGTCCTCATAAAGAAAGCTGTccaattatttttctgtaaatatacaaTATGATTGGGTTTTTCAAAAAGACTGGGAACAAAGATATTTTATTACCTTTTCATTTCCTTCggaaaccatttttttccagattggAAGGCTTTGGTGTTGAAGTAGTGCTTTGAGTTGACCCAAAGTATTACTTCataccacactgacacagtgattgTTAAcgaccatttttaaaaaataagaagagTGAAGTTTATTTTCAGGAACATGGATGTGCAAATAGTTTAGGTTTATCTACTGTAGCTTAACagttcagcagcagtgttccaccACAGAATCAAATCTAGAAGCTTCTAGTTACATGCCTAGGTCCTCAACCACCGTTCTGACTTTTACAA harbors:
- the scxb gene encoding basic helix-loop-helix transcription factor scleraxis, which codes for MSFAMVRPAPSRFLYSDISMMSEDEENGSESSGSDEKSFNLDAAGFQIKVSRKRKPSGGPAPQVSEPRQRSAANARERDRTNSVNTAFTALRTLIPTEPADRKLSKIETLRLASSYISHLGNVLLVGDACGDGQPCHTSHSYYHHHSSPGRDSENAQPRQICTFCLSNQRKMNKDNERKTALRN